GCGAATCCGTCGCTGCCGCGCGTTCGCAGTCATCGAACCAGTTCAGCTGACGATCCGCACCGCGTACGGCATGATGCCGCCCTCGCGCACCGGCGAAACCCGGACCACCTCGCCCGATTGGGGCGCCTCGACCATCTGCCCGTCACCCAGGTACAGCGCGACGTGCTCGCTGCCGTTCGGTCCCCAGAACAGCATGTCGCCGCGAGCGCGCTCGGCCACCGGCACTCGGGTACCGGCGTTGTACTGGTACCCGCTGTAGTGCGGCAGCGAAACCCCGATCCCCGCAAAGGCATAGATCATCAGGCCGGAACAATCGAAGCCGACCTTGTTGTAATCGCCGAAGCTGTCCGCGACACCGCCGTCGCGGATGCCGAGCGTCGGGCCGTTCGCGTCGCCGCCGCCCCAGGAATAGATGACCCCCAATTGCGACATGGCGCGGTCGACGACCGTCTCCACCGCGGCCGAGCCGGTGACCGACGGATACGACGGGCGCGGCGTGGACCGTTTCGGCGGCGGCGCGTCCCCCAACTGCGTGTGCGGGCGCTGCTCGGTGTTGAGCTGACCGGCGCGGGCCTGCGCGTCCTTGTCGGCGGCGGCCCGGGCCGCCGCCGCGGCGGCCGCGGCGCGCACGGCGGCCTCCTCGGCCTTGCGTTGTTGATCCCAAGCCAGATACGCGTCCCGCTGGCCCTGCAGGCCGGCGACATTCTGTCGCGCGAAGTCCAAGCGGCCCTGCGCATCCTGGCGTTGCCGGAGCAGGTCGTCGCGCCGGACGGTCTGCTGATCGAGTTCGTTCTTGGCGGCGGCGACGGCGTGCTCGGCGTCGATCTTCTTCTGCTCGGCGACCGCGGCCGCGGCGTCGGCCGCCGATTTCGCCTGGCGCGCACTGGAGTTCTTGTTGCCCTGATCGATCTGGGCGCGGCGTAGTCGATCCAGCACCTGCTGCTGGTTCTTCGACACCAGCGATAACAGCTGGGCCTGGTCGAGCGCGGTGGCCGGGGTGGACGCGGCCAGGTAGACGACCATCGAGTCCGCGGCCGGGCGGGTGTACGCCTGGGACGCGAACTGGTCGAAATTGCGCCGGGCCTGCCCGACCTGCGTTCCGGCGTCGGCCAATTGGCGTTGCGTGTCGGCCACGACGGCGGCGGCCGCGTCCGCGGCGTCGCGCGCGTCCTGCAGGTCGACCAGCGCCTTGTTCACCTCTTCGCGTTTGCGCGCGACCTCGCCGTCGAGCTGCTGCAACTGCTGGTCGACCGTGGCGACCTGATTGATCAGCGCGCCGACCTCGGTGACGCTCGCGTCGACTTGCGCTCCGGCGTCGGCGATCTGGCCGTCGCTCGGATTGGGCGGCGCGGGCGGCACGGCGACGGCGGGTCCGGCCAGCAGCACGGCGACGGACACCAGCAACCCCAGAGCGATCACCAGCGGCCGCCGATAGGCGACCTCGCCGTTGTTGCGCATCGCACCTCCCAAGGACCCGACTCCGGCAAACACCCCATGGGCATCACCGGAACCATCAAGCCCAGTGGTCGGCAGACACCCCTGACAACACTCTTTTCCCGCAAGCAAGCACTCGAACCGTACGACACTTCTGTCCCCAAAGGAACTTCAGCAACAGAATGACAAGCGCGTAATTTGTCCGTTGCCGGTTATTAGCCGGATGTGCACAAGGTTTCCGGCCGGAAAAACGTACCGGTCGTCAGGAAAAGTAGCTGGATAGAAACCAGCCATGTAGGGACAGGCCGAGGCCTACGCGGAGGGTGTCTTATCGCTGTCCACGGCGGCGGCGACCACCGGCGTTTCGGGCTCGGCACGCCGACGAGACTTCACGAAGTAGAGGCCGACGACGACCACGGCGGTACCGGCCAGCAACACACTGGAAATCGCGGTCCAGGAGATCGGTTCCGGCTGCTGCAGCTGATCGACGAACGCCCGGGCGGCCTCGGTGGAATGGGCACTGCCCTTGAACTTGGCCTTGTCCTCGGCCCACTCCAACCGGACCCGGCTGATCGAATCGCTGTAGGTGCCGGCGAAGTCGTCGCTCAGCACCACGACGGTGCCGTGCTGGGTCTTACCGAGTTCGGTGGCCAGGTCGCGCAGGCTCGAATCGCGGCCGGGGTTACCCGGCACCACCACGATGCTGAGCGGGATGCCGTTCGCTCTCGCCTCGGCGGCGACGGCCGCCAACCCCGACTGATCCTTGCCATCCACGGTGGCGACGTGATTGTCGGCCAGGTCGGCGTTGATGGTGGTGACGGTGTCCTCGGTGACGTTGGGCGGCAGTTCGGCGGCCATGGGCGAAAAAACCGAGGTGTGCGAGACGGTCATCTTCCATCCGGTCTGTCGAGCCGCATCGGCATCCGAGGCGACATGCATCCAACACTGCGGGGTGAGCGCAACACCCCCGGGCTGGCTCCGAAAGCACAGTACGCGACCGAGTGTCGCAGCACCCGCAGACGCCACGCGACGCGCCCCGCGCGTGTAGCGGCGGCCCGCGCGCGCTCCGGGTCACCCGACCCTGGCATGGTTCGCAGGCGGGTGGGCACACCTCCCTATAGGCAGGCCCGCGCGAACCGGACCCGTGCGCTTCACAGGACAAGCGTACTGTTAAGGTCATAGCGCAGAGGAACCCGGCGCTGCGGCGCTGGAATACCTGCAATGACACCGGAGCGACTGCTTGCAGGTCGCTCGAAAGGCCAGCCGCCGACACAGCCCCGTCGGCGGCCAACCCTCACAGATGAGTGGAGCTGACGTGACGACAAGTATCGATACTTTCGGCGCCAAGGGCACCCTCGAGGTCGGAAGCAACTCCTACGAGATCTTCCGTCTCTCGGCCGTGCCGGGCACCGAGAAACTCCCCTACGCACTCAAGGTCCTCGCGGAGAACCTGCTCCGTACCGAGGACGGCGCCAACATCACCGCCGATCACATTCGCGCCATTGCGAATTGGGATCCCGACGCCCAGCCCGACACCGAGATCCAGTTCACGCCCGCCCGCGTGATCATGCAGGACTTCACCGGTGTGCCCTGCATCGTCGACCTCGCCACCATGCGTGAGGCCGTCACCGCCCTCGGCGGCGATCCGAGCAAGGTCAACCCGCTCTCGCCCGCCGACATGGTCATCGACCACTCGGTCATCCTCGACGTGTTCGGCCGCGCCGACGCCCTCGAGCGCAACGTCGACCTGGAGTACCAGCGCAACGGCGAGCGCTACCAGTTCCTGCGCTGGGGCCAGGGCGCCTTCGACGACTTCAAGGTCGTCCCGCCCGGCGTCGGAATCGTGCACCAGGTGAACATCGAATACCTGGCGCCCACGGTCATGGTCCGCAACGGCCAGGCCTACCCCGACACCTGCGTCGGCACCGACTCGCACACCACCATGGTCAACGGCCTCGGCGTATTGGGCTGGGGCGTGGGCGGTATCGAGGCCGAGGCGGCCATGCTCGGCCAGCCGGTCTCCATGCTGATCCCGCGCGTCGTCGGCTTCAAGCTGACCGGTGAGATCCAGCCCGGCGTCACCGCCACCGACGTGGTGCTCACCGTCACCGACATGCTGCGCAAGCACGGTGTCGTCGGCAAGTTCGTCGAGTTCTACGGCAAGGGCGTCGCGGAGGTTCCGCTCGCGAACCGCGCCACCCTGGGCAACATGAGCCCCGAATTCGGTTCCACCGCAGCGATCTTCCCGATCGACGAGGAGACCATCAACTACCTGCGCCTCACCGGCCGCACCGACGAGCAGCTCGCGCTCGTCGAGGCGTACGCCAAGGAGCAGGGCCTGTGGCACGACGCGGACAACGAGCCCGGCTACTCGGAGTACCTGGAGCTGGACCTGAGCACCGTGGTGCCCTCGATCGCCGGCCCGAAGCGTCCCCAGGACCGAATCCTGCTGTCGGACTCCAAGACCGCGTTCCGCAAGGACATCCACAACTACACCAACGACGCGGAGTCCGGCCCGGCCGCGACCACCCCGCACACCCACCTGGACGAGGCCATCGAGGAGTCGTTCCCGGCGTCCGACCCGGCCGTGCTGTCCTTCGCCGACGACGACGCGGTGCTGATCCCGTCCGCCGCCAACGGCAACATCGGCCGCCCGTCCAAGCCGGTCAAGGTGTCCGACCCCGAGCGCGGCGACTTCGTGCTCGATCACGGCGCGGTCGTGGTCGCGGGTATCACCTCCTGCACCAACACCTCCAACCCGTCGGTCATGATCGGCGCGGCCCTGCTGGCCCGCAACGCGGTCGAGAAGGGCCTCGCGTCCAAGCCGTGGGTCAAGACCAACATGGCGCCGGGCTCGCAGGTCGTCTCCGACTACTATGAGAAGGCGGGCCTGTGGCCCTACCTGGAGAAGCTCGGCTTCTTCGTGGGCGGTTACGGCTGCACCACCTGCATCGGCAACACCGGCCCGCTGCCGGACGAGATCTCCAAGGCGATCAACGACAACGACCTCTCGGTCACCGCGGTGCTCTCCGGCAACCGTAACTTCGAGGGTCGCATCTCCCCCGACGTGAAGATGAACTACCTGGCCTCGCCGCCGCTGGTCATCGCCTACGCGCTCGCGGGAACGATGGACTTCGACTTCGAGTCCGACCCGCTCGGCCAGGACACCGACGGCAACGACGTGTTCCTGAAGGACATCTGGCCGTCCCCGCAGGAGATCGACGACACCATCAAGTCGGCGATCAGCCGGGACATGTTCACCAAGTCCTACGCCACCGTCTTCGAGGGCGACGAGCGCTGGAAGGGGCTGAGCACCCCCGAGGGCGACACCTTCGCGTGGGACGAGAGCTCGACCTACGTCCGCAAGGCGCCGTACTTCGACGGCATGCAGATGGAGCCGAGCCCGGTCGAGGACATCAAGGGCGCCCGCGTGCTCGCGCTGCTGGGCGACTCGGTCACCACCGACCACATCTCCCCGGCCGGCCCGATCAAGCCGGGCACCCCGGCGGCGCAGTACCTCGACTCGCACGGCGTGCAGCGCAAGGACTACAACTCGCTGGGCTCGCGGCGCGGTAACCACGAGGTGATGATCCGCGGCACGTTCGCCAACATCCGGCTGCGCAACCAACTGCTCGACGACGTCTCGGGTGGTTACACCCGCGACTTCACCCAGGACGGTGGCCCGCAGGCGTTCATCTACGACGCCTCGCAGAACTACCAGGCCGCGGGCATCCCGCTGGTCGTGCTGGGCGGCAAGGAGTACGGCTCGGGTTCCTCGCGCGACTGGGCCGCCAAGGGCACCTCGCTGCTCGGCGTGAAGGCCGTGATCACCGAGTCCTTCGAGCGCATCCACCGCTCCAACCTGATCGGCATGGGCGTCATCCCGCTGCAGTTCCCGGCCGGCGAGTCCGCCGCGTCGCTGAAGCTGGACGGCACCGAGACCTTCGACATCGAGGGCATCACCAAGCTGAACGAGGGTGCGACTCCGAAGACCTTGAAGGTGACCGCCACCAAGGAGAACGGCGAGAAGGTGAGCTTCGACGCGGTGGTCCGGATCGACACCCCCGGTGAGGCCGACTACTACCGCAACGGCGGCATCCTGCAGTACGTGTTGCGCAACATGATTCGCGGCTGATCTCGCATCTGCCGTACGTCGAGGATCCGCGCACCGCGTTTTCGCGGTGCGCGGACTTCTCACACCTCCTGGAGGAGCACGCCCGACATGCCCAAAGTCAGTGAAGATCATCTCGCCGCCCGGCGGAGCCAGATTCTCGACGGGGCGCGGCGCTGCTTTGCCGAATACGGGTACGAGGGCGCCACGGTGCGCCGCCTCGAGGAAGAGATCGGGCTGTCCCGGGGTGCCATCTTCCACCACTTCCGGGACAAGGACGCGCTGTTCCTCGCGCTCGCGCAGGAGGATGCCGAACGGATGGCCGACGTCGCGGCCAACCAGGGCATCGTCCAGGTCATGCGCGACATGCTCACCCACCCAGAGCAATTCAACTGGCTCGGCACCCGGCTGGAGATCGCCCGGCGGCTGCGCACCGACCCGGAGTTCCGCGCGGGCTGGACCCAGCGCTCGGCCGAACTCACCGCCGCCACCCTGGCTCGCCTGGAACGCCGCAAGGCGGCGGGCGCGCTGCGCGACGACGTCCCCACCGACGTGCTGCTCGGCTACCTCGACCTGGTGCTCGACGGCCTGATCGCGCGCATCGCCTCCGGCCACACCAACGAAAACCTCACCGCCGTACTGGATCTCGTCGAAGCCTCGGTGCGCCGCCGGGACTGAGGCCGTTCAGAAGTTGTCGTTGAGGTACTCGGCGGCGTGCGTCGTCCACAGCACATCGGTGCCCGGCATCTCGTGGCTCGAGTACAGCACGTGCTGCCCCTCCGGCCACGGCGTCAGATAGCCGATCACGCCGTGCACGGCCGTGGCGTAGCGGTTCAGGTTCGTCACCGGATCGTTCATCAACCAGGCCAGCAGTTCCGCGAAGATCAGCGGCCCGAAGTTGCCGATCCGCGCGCCCTCCAGGAACGAGAACGGCGAGATGCCGACGTCGATGATGCGCAGCGGCGAATCCGCGGGCGCGGCCGTGATGATGTCGCCGGGATTGGCGTACTCCCGGATCGCCACGCCCGCCGGCCAGAGGCCACGCTGACCGTGCAGGCCGAAGGTGTTCGCCGGGCACAGGTTCCCCACCGATTCGCCCGCCTTGCGCAGCGGGTTGGAGATGTTCACCGCGAACGCGATCTCCAGCGGCGAGCCGTTGGTGTTCTTGTACTTACCCGAGCGCACCCCTTCCAGGATGCGGCTGGCACAGATCCCGCCGAGCGAATAACTGAGCAGCCCACACACATTCGGCGAATCCTGGATCGCCTTGACGCCCGCCGCGGTGCCGAGTCGCACCGAGGTGTCCAGCGACGGGCCCCACAGATCCGGCGACGGACCGACCGAAGCGGGCCAGTCCGGTTCGAAGGCCGAGAACCGTGCCGTGTCCAGCAGTGCGGTGACGGCGTACAGCATGCCCGCGGGCGTTCCGTCCGGATTGCGCGGCTCACCGGTACCGCGCAGGGTGATGATGTCGATCATCAGTGATCTCCTTGCACACGCGCCGCGTCATCCGGCGCATAACCCCACGGTATGCCCGTTACGGAGCCGAAGGGCGAGTACCGGACTACCCGATTTCACCGAGCGAACCGGGCGCCCCGTACGCGGCCGCCGCCGGCCGATTCCCGGTATGGCGGCTCGCGTACGAGGCGGTACGCATCAGGCGGCGGGGCCGAGCGCGGCGGTCCACGCCGCAAGGCGCGCACGGGCGCGCGAGTTGCGCACCAGCGCAGCGGGTTTCGATTCATCGATACCGTCGTAGTAGCCGCCGTTGACGACCGTGGTGTGCGGATCGCTCAGGGTGGCGAGCAAGTCGGCCGCGGCGTCCAGCGGCGCGCTCGCGTGGCTCCGCAACTGCGGCATATCGATCTCGAAATCGGCCGGGCTCACACCGACAGCGGTCAGCCCGGCCGGACCGGTCTCGGCGAGCGAGCGGGTGAACATCGTCAGCGCCAGTTTGGACTGGGCGTACACCGCCAGCGGCGTGTAAATAGCGCGATTGCGATCGAGGTCCGAATAGTCGATATTGCCCGCCGAGTGCAGCCGCGACGACACGTTCACGATCCGGCCGTTCGCCGCCGCGACCGCCGCGGCCAGCGCCATGGTGAGCCGCTGCGGCGCGAGGTAGTTGACCTGCAAGGTCGACTCGTGTCCGGCGCGCGTGCGTCCGCGTCGTTGCGGGCCGGGCACGGCGGCGGCATTGACCACCGCGTCGAGCCTGCGCACCGTCGCGGCCAGCGTCCCGCCGAGTTCGTCGACCTCGGCCAGCTCGGTGAAATCCGCGTGCACCGCGCGCAGGCGGCCGGCGTCCGCGCCGGCGGCCACCAACCGCTGCACGGCGTCGTCGGCGAGTTCTTTGTCCTGCGCGTGCACAATCACGGCGGCACCATCGGCGGCCAGGCGCTTCGCCGTCGCATAACCGAGGCGTTCATCGACGCCGGTCACCAGCACGGTCCGGTCGCCGGACGAGAATTCGGGCACAGCTCTCCCATCGGGTGGTCGCGCGCGTCACGGTGCGACCGGCGACGCACGCGGGAACGACTCCGCGATCCGCGATCACGGAGAGAAACGCACGGCCAACCGTGCGCGGAACGCGACGCGGCCGAGGACGGCCGGCGCGCGGAAATCAGACCGCGGCCACCGAACTCGGCGGCTCGTCCTCACTGCCGAACCCGACCCGTTCCAAGGCGGACGGGAGCACCGGGTCGGCACACCAGGCAACCCCGAGGGGCAGCGCGCGCAGTGCGTGCGCACGGCCGGGAGTTGCGGTCATCGCTCGATCCAACCGACCCGCGCCGTTGCCGCACAAGGCATCCGGCGCCGATTTGACGATTCCCTAGCGATCCGCCGGGCAGCCGTGCGATCCAGCCGAGTTCGAGGTGGATCCGCGGGGCACGGGTGCCACGCCCGGCGTTCGGCGCACCTGATCACCTTTCGCCGACTCCGCGCCATCGACCGCAGAGACCGAGGTCAGCAGCGGCGCCGGTGTGACGAAGGCATCGGCCCGGTTCGGGAACAAGACCAACAGGTACGGTGCTGGTCCAGACATGACCTTCAGCATCCCGATCGTTGTGCGCGGCTACGAGCTCGATACGCAAGGCCACCTGAACCAGGCGGTCTATCTGCAGTACACCGAGCACGCGCGGTGGGAGATGCTGCGGGCCGCGGGCTTGCCGCAGGACAAGCTGATCGCGACGGGGGTGGGTCCGGTCGTGCTGGAGTCCACCATCAAGTACCTGCGGGAGCTGCGCGGCGGCGACGAAGTCACGGTCGATACCGATATCGAATACTCCGGCGGCAAGACCTTCACCTTCCGGCACGAGATCCGCAAACTCGACGGCACCGTCGCGGCCGAGGCGCGGGTGGTCGGCGGCCTGCTCGATTTGCGCGAACGCAAGCTGGTGGCCGGACCCGCCGAACGTTTCCGGGACCTCGCCGAGCGGCCCGACCTGCTCGGTCTGTGAAATCGCACGTGCGAATGCACAGCCGCCAATCCGGGGCTATGCGAGAGACACATTGCCATTCGGAAATAGCTCGTTGATTGCGCCGGAACTATTGGTGCCCTGCCGAAAAACTTTCGGCGCTAGTGCATCCGGGATCGTAATCCGGTTTGCCACCGGGGGTTAAATCTGCCGATCCGGACCGGTACCGGCCCTTCGCACGTTATGATCGGGCTCACGCTCGGGGGTCGTGGCAAATCGCGAGCAGATCGGAGAAATGGCTATGACCGACGCACTCCGCCTCCACGGAACCGCGCCGAAGAGTGATCGTGTGCCTCCGCTGCACGGGCTGTTGGTAGCGGAGTCGGAACGAGATATCAGCGTGCGCGTCGCCGAGGGAACGTGGACCTTCCGTCGGTCCGACGTGCTGCGCGTGCTCGATTCGGCAGTGCCCGAGGGGGTACGCGCCGAGCGCGGCGCCCGGCCGGTGCTGGTCGACATCCGGGTCGGCGCCACCGCGGATTTCACCCGTCGCCTGCGCATCGACGTGGTCGACCGCCCGATGACCATGCAGCAGGCCCCGTCCGCGGCGCTCGGCGACGAGCAGCTGCGCGAGCTCACCGAATCCTGGGCCGATCGGCTGAATCTGGTGGACCTGCCCGGCACCAACGGCGCCACCTTCACCTACTGCCAGACCAAGTCGCTCGCCACCAGTGACGACGGTATCAACTGCGACAGTCTCGACTGAGCGGCGCATTCATGGCGGGACGCCGGACGGGTTCAGTCCTCATCGTGTCCGAATCCGACGATCTGCACGCTACCGCCATGGCGGCGACGCTGCGAGAATTCCACGGGCTCAGCGCGATTCAGCTCGACCTGCGCGACTTTCCGCGTGAGTCGGGCAGTTTCCGGCTGGATCGCTACGGTACCGCCCGTTCGGTCTCCCACCTGATCGGCCTGGACGACGTCCGCTCGGTCTGGTGGCGCCGGCCGCATCCGACTCAGCCGCCCGCCGGAGTCCGCGTCTCCGACAACGACTTCCGGCAGGCCGAATGCGACGGATTCATCCAGGGTCTGCTCTGGTCCATACCGGCGCACTGGGTCAACGACCCGGGGGCGGACCGCACCGCCGCCCGCAAGATCGTCCAATTGGAGACAGCGCTGCGGGCCGGTTTCGCGGTGCCGGAGACGCTGATCACCAACGACCCGGACGAGGCCCGCAGCTTCGCCGAATCCCGGCCCGGCCCAGTCGTTTACAAGCGCACCGGGACCAGCCGCGCCGAGTTCGCGGAAACCAGGATCATCACCGAGCACGACTACGACAGACTGGCCGGCATCCGCGCGGCGCCGACCACCTTCCAGGACTACGTCGACGCCGAATGCGATCTGCGGGTGGTCTGGGTGGACGGCGTCGAGTGGACGGTGCGCATCGACTCCCAGGCGGGCGTCGGCCGGGTCGACTCCCGCCTGGACACCTCGGTCGATTTCGTGCCGGAGCATCTGCCCGCCTCGGTCAGCAAATCGCTCGCCACCCTGATGGGCGCGCTGGGATTGTCGTTCGGCGTCTTGGACATTCGGCTCGGCCTCGACGGCGAGTACTACTTCCTCGAGGTCAACCCGCAGGGACAGTTCGCATACCTGGAGATCAAGACCGGCCTGCCGATCTTCCGCAGCCTGGCCAATCTGCTCGTCGACGGGGACGGCGCCGTCGAGGGCTACTGACGCCGATACGTGTGCAGCACCACACCGGATTTCGGGAACGGTTCCGCGTCGACCAGGTGCAGTCGCTGTGCGGGGACCCCGTCGAACAGCCGCCGCCCCTCCCCGAGCAACACCGGAAACACCAGCAGCCGAAGCTCATCCACCGCGTCCTGGCGCAGGAACTCCTGCGCGGTGCGCACGCCGGCGAACACGATGATCGGCCGACCGTCCTCGCTCTTCAGCTCATCGATCTCCCCGGCGAGATTCCCGCCGATCCGGCGCGCGGGCTGCCAGGGCAGTGCGACCTGCGGGTCCGACGACAGCACGAGTTTCGGCAGACCGTTCACCAGCGGAGCCAGCATCGCGTCACCCGGTGTCGCCGGATTCTGTTGCGCGCCCGGCCAATACTGGGCCAGCAGCTCGTAGGACGCGCGCCCGTAGACCTGGGCGGCCACCCCGCGCAGCAGTCCGGCCAGATAGTCGTCCAGTGCCGAATCGTCGGCCTCGATCCAGTCGAGCGCCCCGTCCGGACCCGCCGCGTAGCCGTCCAGCGTCACCATTGTCTGCAGCATGATCGTCCGCACTGTCGAGGCTCCTGGTCGTGAGAGTTGTGCTTCGACAATGCAGACGGCGAGCCGCGCGGAAACTCACCGGTTCAGGCGAAATCCGTTCCGCCGAAACCGGTTCGAGCCGGCTGCGGTGCTACTGACTCTTGCGGCGGTTCGCGCCGCCACGGCTGCGGAGTTGCACGTGCGACTCCACCAGTACGTTGTGGATGAAGCCGTAGGAGCGACCGGTTGCTCGCGCCAGCGAGCGAATGCTCGCACCTGCCTCGTACTGCTTCTTCAACTGGGTCTGTAGGCGGTCACGGGACTTCCCCGTGACGCGGGTTCCCTTACCCAGGGTGGCTTTGACTTGTGCGGGCCTGTCGCTCATGGCTTCCTCCGAGTCGCCGAGCAGCGTCTTTCCAGGCTAAGCACTCGAGGGGCCGTGATCAACGGGTTCTTGTGATGAAACTCACGCGAGCTGAATCAATTCCAGATAATCCGCGGACCAGTGGTCCTCCGTACCGTCCGGTAGCAAGATCACCCGCTCCGGCGAGAGCGCCTCAGCGGCCCCCGGATCGTGTGTGACGAGCACGACCGCGCCGGCGTAAGTGCGCAGCGCATCCAGCACTTGTTCGCGCGAGACCGGGTCGAGGTTGTTGGTCGGCTCGTCCAGCAGCAACACGTTGGCAGCCGAGGACACCAGTCCGGCGAGTGCCAACCGCGTCTTCTCACCACCGGACAGGGTGCCCGCGGGCTGGTCCAACTGGGGACCGGTGAACATGAACGCGCCGAGCAGACCGCGCAGGTCCTGCTCCCCCGCGTCCGGCGCGGCATGCCGGATGTTCTCCCAGACCGTCGCGTTGTCGTCGAGGGTGTCGTGCTCCTGCGCGAAATACCCGACCTTCATGCCGTGGCCCGGCACCAGACTGCCCGCGGTGGGCTGTTCCACCCCGGCGAGCAGCCGCAGCAGCGTGGTCTTGCCCGCGCCGTTGAGCCCGAGCACCACCACCCGGCTGCCGCGATCGATCGCGAGATCCACCCCCGCGAAGATCTCCAGCGAGCCGTACATCTTGGTCAGGTTCTCCGCCATCAGCGGCGTTTTGCCGCAGGGCGCGGGCTCGGGGAACTTGATCCTGGCCACCTTGTCGGCGACGCGCACGTCGTCGAGTTCGGCCATCAACCGGTCGGCCCGCTTGGCCATGTTCTGTGCCGCAGTGGCTTTCGTGGCCTTGGCACCGAGCTTGGCGGCCTGCACCCGCAGCGCGCTCGCCTTCTTCTCGGCATTGGCGCGTTCGCGCCGGCGGCGCTGTTCGTCGGTGGCGCGCGCGTCCAGGTACTTCTGCCAGCCCATGTTGTAGACGTCGGCCTCGCCGCGCACCGCGTCGAGGAACCACACCTTGTTCACCACATCGCCGAGCAGTTCCACGTCGTGGCTGATCACGATGAGGCCACCGTCGTGGTTCTGCAGGAAACCGCG
This genomic stretch from Nocardia brasiliensis ATCC 700358 harbors:
- a CDS encoding ABC-F family ATP-binding cassette domain-containing protein, giving the protein MITATDLEVRAGVRTLLSAPGPALRVQSGDRIGLVGRNGAGKTTTLRILAGEGEPYAGKILRSSDIGYLPQDPREGNLDILARDRVLSARGLDTLIRDMEKQQALMAEVADENEREKAVRKYGRLEDRFSALGGYVAESDAARICHSLGLPDRVLGQALRTLSGGQRRRIELARILFAASDGSGGRSDTILLLDEPTNHLDADSITWLRGFLQNHDGGLIVISHDVELLGDVVNKVWFLDAVRGEADVYNMGWQKYLDARATDEQRRRRERANAEKKASALRVQAAKLGAKATKATAAQNMAKRADRLMAELDDVRVADKVARIKFPEPAPCGKTPLMAENLTKMYGSLEIFAGVDLAIDRGSRVVVLGLNGAGKTTLLRLLAGVEQPTAGSLVPGHGMKVGYFAQEHDTLDDNATVWENIRHAAPDAGEQDLRGLLGAFMFTGPQLDQPAGTLSGGEKTRLALAGLVSSAANVLLLDEPTNNLDPVSREQVLDALRTYAGAVVLVTHDPGAAEALSPERVILLPDGTEDHWSADYLELIQLA